The genomic window GTCTTACGGGAGAACCAACTGACTTCCCTTCTCCAAGTACCAGGCGTTCGGCTTATATTACATCTTTGCATAATATCTCTCCATACAACCATGGAAAACTCACAATCAAAGAATAAATGTGCTACTGATTCATCATGATGAGTACAAAGATTACACAGAGCATTATCACACCAACCCCATTAAAATAATCTACTTTTAACAGCAAGTCTAGTTTGAATAGCCATCCATAAAATAAAGCTATGTCTAGTGTAATTGCCTTTACCCCAAACAAGTTTATATCAAGAAACAGTAGGCTTTTTTTCTCTTAGGACATTCTAACCGGAGTTTATAGTATACATACCTGATGCCGTAGCCTTCCATGTGATCTTTTCAGGAGCAAGAGAGTTAATATCGGTAGCCATCACCACATCCCATGCTTCAGCAATATATTCTGTACTAGGATCCGGTAGGCACCAATGTCGATTCCTCCATAAATCTGCAATTTTAGCATCATTCCTTATATTGGATTCTTTGATTTCGTTGCCAGGAACTACATCAACAATAGCCTTACCACCAAGCCAGGATCATACCAAAGAGAAGCTTTTCTCTATCCCTAATTGGTATGCATAAAAAGTTTTGAAATCTGCCCTTAAATTTAACAAATTTCTCCAAGCCTCACTTGCATCGGGGGTTTCGAATCCCCCAAAAACTCAAACGTTTCAATTTAGTACTAACTACCCAAATGGCCCATAAGGACTTTCTACAAGTAAGGATCTTCCACATTTGCTTTCCTATCGCAGCTTTAATTGCAGGCATGTTTTTATGTAAACCTCTTCAATTTAGCTGCAAAAAGACTGGTACGTTGATCACAGTACTGGTTTGACGAGAGGAGTCAATTAAGCTCAAGCAAATTATCTTATACTATATTTTTATTAGTGACAAGAAAAGGGTATCTTGAAACAGAGAAACCTTTTTCCTAGAAACTAgtaaaagaaaaaggaaaatggAAACATAGTTTTCCATACTCACAGAGAGTCAAGCATAGAGACATACCCCTGGCTTTTATTAAATTCTAAGCATATATAGCATAGAAATACCTAAATAGTACTAACTATAATAGCTAGATAGATAAAAGAGAATGATGATATTAGCTCAGAGAATGCTAAAATCCACCAATCTTCCATACTCCTCTTGGCTTTCTATGGATCAACTGATTCTCtgtgaagaagaaaaaaataatatatgTTTAAAGGGAATGTTCAGATAAACATTTGTTCAGATGATTGTTCATCACAAGAAGGGTTAGACTGGAAAAATAAGGTGCAAGCCTGGTTTTGAGAGTGTCAACTTCCTGAGTAATCTTTTCCAGGCTTTGCTTTAATCTGTCACATTCATAAATCAGTGAGTTAAAATTCCTAGCAAACTGAAAATTAAGTTATAAACTTaatttatagtatataatatatatacacttcGATGTCTTTGATAGAGTTTTCATCAGTGTGGCTTATAGTGGCTGTTATTGCTTCTTTCGCCTTCTTTGCTGCTACACTGCATATGTAATTTACCAAATAATATGTCATAATTAGTATGAAATTGCTTTTTAGCTATTTTTAATTTGAAGCTGATTCCTAATTAAAACTATCAGGATTGACATAGTTTGTCCTTACGCTCCGCTTCTTTGCTTGAGATCTAGAAGGGCTGTCCTCAACTTAGAAACATTCTTGGGGGGACTCCTCCCTGTGCAGATAAAACAATAATTAATTAATTGATTAATTAATAATCAGTAGCAATTAATTTATCAAATTCGAAAGGAAGAATCGTAAGCCTGTGTCATCTCAGATATGGTTTTGGGAGCATCGACGAAGAAGAATCGTAAGCTTCCTTGAGAAAGTTTTCAGTTTCGTTTCCTAATGGAGGATACCATTGCAAGATCCTGCAAGTCTTCAAGTGCTCCAAATTGATCATCCACCAATCCCTGTAATAAACAATTTCATCAATATTAATTGTGATATTTTGAATTGGACGATATATACTATTTTATGTACCATTCGTAATAATGTTTGCTAAAATGAAGAAAATTAATACCTCATCAAACAAGGCCTTTCGCAAGCTCTCCATTCTCCAGGACACAAGAAAAATCACAATATCACTTTGCTACAATTTACTCTTCCGagagaaattaaaaataaaatatggtAAGCTAAGGCTGAAATTAAAAAGGCAAAGGCACACACATAGATGTATATGTACTACTAGGTATTTGCTAAAATCACAAATGTTGTGAAGGGATCACAAGATTTTGGAGTTGGTTAGAATCTGTTACAAGGACAACAACGCCTTGCGATCTCATTGGATTATATCTTTGGGAGCATTTAGAATGGACTAGCCGTTATAACATCATGTTGAAAACATGATCTAGGGAGTTGAAGCTGGGCTGTAGATTAAAATCATACCAAAATGGAGCATATAGACAACTATTTTTGAATGTGGGTtcaatttgactatagtttcgtaaTACATTTTAGAAGACAATAATCTAGTCCTTGCGAGTACTGATCAATCCGCTTTTCTTTGAAAACTTGATGACATAAGTTAACATTATCTAGCCACAGTGATCTAATAAATTCCTGatgattaaaaataaaaataaaattgtagTTGCAAGAGCTAGATGTAAACACAAGAATAATTCAAAGGCCTAAGATAGCATCACTTAATGACATCGGAGGGCACGTGTCCACTACCATTGGTTAATCTTGCCGCGTTACAAGATTTAATGGTGGAGGATTATTTCTAGTAACGTTGCTAACAGCGAGGGTATAAATCTCGTTTCAGAAACAACAAGAAGGACAAAAATCACGTGAGCCTATCTGAGGGAAAAAAGAAGAGTTCTCTCATTATAAAAGATATCTATGTCATTAAAGTGAAGAATCTCCCACAATACATAGACTGTATGACAGTTTACAAGTtacagaagaaagaaagaaaatactaaatacaggttacaatttcGAACCTATATAACCGAGCCGCTTTACACTTCACATGCAAGAATTGAATTTCTACACCACCTAATCCTGTTGACAAGTTTAGAGCGAAAAAGAATAAAGAAAGAAAAATAGTCTTTTGCTGAATTATTCACGTTGTAAGCTATCGATCTTCTTTGGCTGACACCATTGCAACAAACTTCGGCTTAAGGAACCAATAAATGAATTCTTTGTAGAAAGTCCTTTCTTCCCATATACGGAGTATATGCTTTCCTCCCAAGTCAGTAAACTTTGGACCCTTATCCTTGGATCTATCTATCTATCTGTAACATGCACAATTCTACCATCAAATACAACAACATTTAGTAAATAGTAATAAAATGACCTTGCCTATTTGGCCTTAGCTTATTACCGTTGCCCACAAATTTCAGAGTGGAGATCCAAATGCCACAATTATAAATGTAAAGTTCTAACTCAAGAAAATTGGGGGGAAAAGTGGCATCCATCTAGTATTCATACAGCAGGATTTTTTTTCCATCTCAGCAGTGAGGGCTCCTACTGGACCGGGTGCAGTCGAACATCATCATCCAAAAACAACATGTACTTGCTGTGTTTATGTATATTCTCCACACCAACCTTCACAAGAAGCATAATATGTTATTTGAGGAAGTTAGAATGACCCTTCAGAGACAAGCCAGCAATATCATCAGTTAACAGAATTAGGAAAATATTAATGAAGCCTTGCTCGCTCTCTAACTAGAAAATCGTGGTATGTCCGAAGCACAAACTCCAAAAACCTAGTGATCGTAGCAAGGACCAAGCAAAGACAGTTTTCTTGACATAGAATTTGCTTAAGTAACTTCAAGACCTTTGCATTAGAGAAAAGTTGACAATCTGTTTCGTACCAGTTGGTTATGAATTTTATGGCTACAAGTGGTAGACAAACCAGCTACAACAATCTTGGCTTCGATATCATCCCTGGGGACCCCAAAGATGCAATCCAGTCAGGCAAAAGATCATAACAAATAAGTTTGAACAAATTTCACGAGCACAAAGGACAACCATCAAGTCACCGAAAagaagaaaagaacaactatataatATCAGACTCTGACAGTTTCttctatttatttttataataaaagagAACTTAAGTAATGTACATTTGACAATACACACCTTAAAATCTGATAGCAGTCGAGAAACTGCATGGTAAACACTGTCTTCTCTACTCCCCACCACAAAAAGAAATTCTAGAGGACGGTCATAAAGAGATGTGGTCTGCACCAGTTGTATCATTAGTTTGGCTAATATGGAGAAAATTCAATAACAAGGATTTCCATATAAACAAATCAAGGACAAACATGGCCAGGTAAGGTTCAAAACACATCAGGTACAGTACAAACCATCCAATCAAACGTCCTATTAAACTATAAGGTAGTATCAGAAGATAGAAAAAGTCCAAGAATGAACACGTTTAACAGAAATACTTCACTTTCCCGATTATTGTGTTGcaaaagaaagagaaaaaaaataaaatcaaaTGTCAATAGAACTTGCACTTTGGAATAGACTACAAAAACTGAAAACACTGCTATCATTTAACCCAGTACGTGTTGATGTATTATACTTCATAGTTCATACTCTAGCAGctgagaaaagagaaaaatggccaGCTTCTCTAGTTGTTTCAACAGGAACGATAATTGGTGAACTTACCTGACTTCTCCAATTCGGAAGATTTTGTTCACTGAACCCCTTTAAAGGCATAATAACTGATACTCCTGGTAAATTGGCCTGATGAGAGTTTTCCAGCTCGTTAAAATCATGACAGAGAAAAGCAAAGTTAGGCTCTCATACTATTCTTGATCTGCTTAATTTCTCTAATCCTGTGAAATACCACAAAGGTACAAGACATCAGATCAAAAGACCAAGTCGTGGACAACTTCGATTTAAGTACCTGACGTAAGCAGCTAATGCCCAACCAATGGCGAGAACTGAAGAACATCCGTGCTCGTTTGGTTTCAAGGAGTCCAGTAAAATTTATGCTCGTTTGATTTCAAGGAGTCACAGTAAAATTTTTTTGACCCTACAGACTCCTGTTGTAAAGGATGATAAATTGGAGTCTAGAAGTTAGACTGATAATTGTTTAGATAGATTTTAATAGAATTAGTCATATTAAAGTTAGAAACCACTGTTCTTAAGCAACATGATATGGTAAACTTGTGAAAAAGAAATGTACTTCTTTAGAACTTGCATTCGCATCAGCATATAATGGATAGCCTCATCTTAAGTTTTATTCATACTTTCATAACAGTAGTGCTGATTACAGTACTGAATCAAATTAGATTCATTAATGTGCACAAATAAATTGAGTCTGATTAGAGTATGAAGGGATTGCATTCCAAAAATCCGTGACCAGCTATAATCAAGAACTTGGATTCTTATTCTTCTCTGTTATGATACTGTCCAACAATGATTCACAACCATCTTCAAGTAAATCTAAAACCTGTCATACATACAGAAAGGTTAAACTTCAGTTATCCACTGAGAGAAGTTATTTCATCTATATCATGATAAAACAAAATGATGAGCAGAtcgaataaagataattttagcaaagGGCACATAAGTTCAAGTATAGTAAAGCATAAGCAAGATGACTCGTTTTTCCTTCCAAGCCAACATTAGGCATCATGCCAAATATGAGACACAGAAGATCAATGGATTAATAGTGAATAGTTTACCATCTCGATAACTAATTAGATCAATTAATAAAATAAAACATGAGAGTATTACCTTCTCAAAACCTTGGGGTCCTCCATAGTATGGATCCGGGACTTCAGTTTCATCATGTTTCTTGCAATAAGAGCACATTAATCTAACCTGTGTAGTCAAGAAGCACATAAGATTTAACAAACCAAACTCCTGCCCAACTAAGAAAAACGTTAGTATTTTCTTTTTGTGCATCTGACCAAAACAAAGCACTTCCAAAGTCAGCTGATATCAAACCTTTTTATGAGCGTCTTCAGGGATCGGATCTCTAAATCTCCACCGGTTGAAAGCTTCCAGTATATCCTCTAAAGAAACATCAGTCCAAACAATATCAATGAATGTACATCTACAACAGAGAAATTTTGTAATAATATCTAACCATGTTGCATACCTCTATTTTGGTTGTCCATAGCAAGAATGAGATCAAATTCTACAAAATCAGAGGGCCGTATTGGCCTTGATCTAGATGTAATTTCAATCCCACGTTTCTTAGAAGCTTCCCTCATTCTTGGGTCCGATAAGTTTCCCTTCAACACAACACAACACAATCAAACATTCTTCTTTCAGAGAACAAATTAATCAAAGAGCATTCTTCTTTCAGACAACAAAGTAATCAAAGCATTCATCTTTCATCCAAGAAGTTAATTAAGCATTCCTCTTTCAGACAATTATGAATAATCAGGCATTCTTCTTCCAGTCAGTAAATTAATCAAACACATAAAAGACATATATCATACTGTGATTCTATGAATATGGAATTGCATCGAAGTACCTCATGGTAATTAATGGTTCCAGCAGAGTCAATTATGAAATTGGAATCGAGACCTCTCTTTTTAACAAGATCTTTGAAGACACCCTCAGCTGCTGGGCTTCTACAGATGTTGCCTAAACACACGAACAGAACAGAGAAAGGTTTACTCGTCTCTGACGAATCCGCCATTGATGACGACAATGCCTTTGTCAAGGTCAATGAGGACCCAAATGGAGAAGAATATGTGGGTTTATTATGTGAATAAAGCGTTTTCAGTGATGGGCATAATAGCTGCTGGGTTGATGACGAGGACGATGATGAAATCGGgagaagagagaaaaaaaatgGAAGCTTTGGAGGAGGTGGCAAATCGTAAATTTGGAGATATAGTTGGCAGTGGCACACTGACGCTGTGCATAGTGTCTTCATTTGCTCTGAAGTCCAAACCAACTTGTAAGATAATAAAATTAAGGAAGACCAAGTCCCATTTACTCAAGACCAATCATGTATATATGGATAATATAtactcatcatcattcatcaaacaaAACATTTCCAACTTCTTTTTGGATCTTTTCATTTTCCTAGAATATAAGCATGAATACAAAATATATTTATTTGACCAGAAAAAAATACAAAACATCGTCTATAGCGTAATATATTAGTAGTATTCTTTATCCGAATT from Rutidosis leptorrhynchoides isolate AG116_Rl617_1_P2 unplaced genomic scaffold, CSIRO_AGI_Rlap_v1 contig473, whole genome shotgun sequence includes these protein-coding regions:
- the LOC139883921 gene encoding uncharacterized protein, translated to MADSSETSKPFSVLFVCLGNICRSPAAEGVFKDLVKKRGLDSNFIIDSAGTINYHEGNLSDPRMREASKKRGIEITSRSRPIRPSDFVEFDLILAMDNQNREDILEAFNRWRFRDPIPEDAHKKVRLMCSYCKKHDETEVPDPYYGGPQGFEKVLDLLEDGCESLLDSIITEKNKNPRLEKLSRSRIANLPGVSVIMPLKGFSEQNLPNWRSQTTSLYDRPLEFLFVVGSREDSVYHAVSRLLSDFKIDRSKDKGPKFTDLGGKHILRIWEERTFYKEFIYWFLKPKFVAMVSAKEDR